The following are from one region of the Sandaracinus amylolyticus genome:
- a CDS encoding alpha/beta hydrolase family esterase: MNVTTRALFVLLAAACSTESHEADAAPSVDATTTACGTGLYPSNATTEGSLMHDGITRAFRVHVPAAHDGTAPLPLVLVLHGGGGSGRQIENGSGMSAIADREGFIAVYPDGTGRIRTWNGGGCCGSAVSESVDDVGFFAALLDHLEGSLCVDPARVYATGMSNGGIMSHRLACELADRLAAIAPVAGTDMTTACTPSRPVAVMQVHGSADGHVPWDGGMGCGPAGVPFTSVPETIARWQSRDGCGASLTRFFEEGDGHCERSADCTGAEVALCTIEGGGHSWPGGAPAPDVVECPGDGAQSTTFHASEAIWRFFADHPMR; the protein is encoded by the coding sequence ATGAACGTCACCACCCGCGCGCTCTTCGTGCTCCTCGCCGCAGCATGCTCGACCGAGAGTCATGAGGCCGATGCTGCTCCATCCGTCGACGCGACGACGACCGCATGCGGCACGGGGCTCTATCCATCGAACGCGACGACCGAGGGCTCGCTGATGCACGACGGCATCACGCGCGCCTTCCGCGTGCACGTGCCCGCTGCGCACGACGGCACGGCACCGCTCCCGCTCGTGCTGGTGCTGCATGGCGGCGGGGGCAGCGGGCGCCAGATCGAGAACGGCTCGGGCATGAGCGCGATCGCCGATCGCGAGGGCTTCATCGCGGTGTATCCCGACGGCACCGGTCGCATCCGCACCTGGAACGGCGGCGGCTGCTGCGGCAGCGCGGTGAGCGAGAGCGTCGACGACGTGGGCTTCTTCGCGGCGCTGCTCGATCACCTCGAGGGCTCGCTCTGCGTGGACCCGGCGCGCGTCTACGCGACGGGCATGTCGAACGGCGGGATCATGTCGCATCGCCTCGCGTGCGAGCTCGCGGATCGCCTCGCCGCGATCGCGCCGGTCGCCGGCACCGACATGACGACCGCGTGCACGCCCTCGCGACCGGTCGCGGTGATGCAGGTGCACGGCAGCGCCGACGGGCACGTGCCGTGGGACGGCGGCATGGGCTGCGGGCCCGCGGGCGTGCCCTTCACCTCGGTGCCCGAGACGATCGCGCGCTGGCAGTCGCGCGACGGATGCGGCGCGTCGCTCACTCGCTTCTTCGAGGAGGGCGACGGCCACTGCGAGCGCAGCGCCGACTGCACCGGCGCCGAGGTCGCGCTGTGTACCATCGAAGGCGGCGGCCACAGCTGGCCCGGCGGCGCGCCGGCCCCCGACGTCGTCGAGTGCCCGGGCGACGGCGCGCAGAGCACGACGTTCCATGCGAGCGAGGCGATCTGGCGCTTCTTCGCCGATCACCCCATGCGTTAG
- a CDS encoding TolB family protein, translated as MGLVTACTERSPGDGADSGPSIFDIDANTVVVDAGSDAALDAPVPREPVVFIASGAPSDAPDRFGGDGRTAQLPVVRYPVDGTMLPPNLSGLEIHWEPNGHTLFELRFDQGEDTVLQVYAPCTVRGEGCALELGDLMWEVLADDRARGTYEVQVRGIGAEGTNIGESEPITIELATEPVTGGLYFWSTDPAAIHRYDFDRGHRTSELFFDSGDSGGHCVGCHALSRDGETIAIGYGTTGPIALIDVATRAESRQLAAEMSSFSPDGTELVTGGIPGSDVRPLQIVRVDGTGEPLVLGEGAAPDWSPDGRAIVFTDPAEALRITERDDAGVWTTRTAPLARTGARDEFGSFAPDSEWIAFSRVTPSHLPGGIESHVYVVRRDGDAIEQQLVRVSSGSLDSMPRWNPSIFLHHGRRLFWVTFTSNMPFGVEPGDRRRTIWMAAFDPGAEDGDPSFPAFRLPFQPTTGSNFIPQWTTRVERMPCDDDGDCRRGEMCTGGICVPEII; from the coding sequence ATGGGGCTCGTCACCGCGTGCACCGAGCGCTCTCCAGGCGACGGTGCCGACTCGGGCCCGAGCATCTTCGACATCGACGCGAACACCGTCGTCGTCGACGCCGGCTCGGACGCCGCGCTCGATGCGCCGGTGCCACGCGAGCCCGTGGTCTTCATCGCCTCGGGCGCGCCGAGCGACGCGCCCGATCGGTTCGGAGGAGACGGGCGCACCGCGCAGCTCCCGGTGGTGCGTTATCCGGTCGACGGCACGATGCTGCCGCCGAACCTCAGCGGCCTCGAGATCCACTGGGAGCCCAACGGGCACACGCTCTTCGAGCTGCGCTTCGATCAGGGCGAGGACACCGTCCTCCAGGTCTACGCGCCGTGCACCGTGCGCGGTGAAGGATGCGCGCTCGAGCTCGGCGATCTGATGTGGGAGGTGCTCGCCGACGATCGCGCGCGCGGCACCTACGAGGTGCAGGTGCGCGGCATCGGCGCGGAGGGCACGAACATCGGCGAGTCCGAGCCGATCACGATCGAGCTCGCGACCGAGCCGGTGACCGGCGGGCTCTACTTCTGGTCGACCGATCCTGCGGCGATCCATCGATACGACTTCGATCGCGGCCACCGCACGTCGGAGCTCTTCTTCGACTCGGGCGACTCGGGCGGTCACTGCGTCGGCTGCCACGCGCTCTCGCGCGACGGCGAGACGATCGCGATCGGCTACGGCACAACCGGGCCGATCGCGCTGATCGACGTCGCGACGCGTGCCGAGTCGCGGCAGCTCGCCGCGGAGATGTCGTCGTTCTCGCCCGACGGCACCGAGCTCGTCACCGGTGGCATCCCGGGCTCCGACGTGCGCCCGCTGCAGATCGTGCGCGTCGATGGCACCGGTGAGCCGCTGGTGCTCGGTGAAGGCGCAGCGCCCGACTGGTCGCCCGACGGGCGCGCGATCGTGTTCACCGATCCTGCCGAGGCGCTGCGGATCACCGAGCGCGACGACGCGGGCGTGTGGACGACGCGCACCGCGCCGCTCGCACGCACCGGTGCGCGCGACGAGTTCGGATCGTTCGCGCCGGACTCGGAGTGGATCGCGTTCTCGCGCGTGACCCCGAGCCACCTGCCGGGCGGGATCGAGTCGCACGTGTACGTCGTGCGCCGCGACGGCGATGCGATCGAGCAGCAGCTCGTGCGCGTCTCGAGCGGGTCGCTCGACTCGATGCCGCGGTGGAACCCGTCGATCTTCCTGCATCACGGCCGCCGGCTCTTCTGGGTCACGTTCACCAGCAACATGCCGTTCGGCGTCGAGCCCGGCGATCGTCGCCGCACGATCTGGATGGCGGCGTTCGATCCCGGCGCGGAGGACGGCGATCCCTCGTTCCCCGCGTTCCGCCTGCCGTTCCAGCCGACGACCGGCTCGAACTTCATCCCGCAGTGGACGACCCGCGTGGAGCGCATGCCCTGCGACGACGACGGCGACTGCCGGCGGGGCGAGATGTGCACGGGGGGGATCTGCGTGCCGGAGATCATCTAG
- a CDS encoding DUF1348 family protein has translation MSESRPPVPPFTRASAIQKIRAAEDGWNSCDPERVSRAYTVDSHWRNRAEFIEGREAIVAFLTRKWTRELEYRLIKELWAHDETRIAVRFAYEYRDDSGNWFRAHGNENWEFDEHGLMRKRYACINEQPIQEGERKFFWDRSGPRPAEHPGLSELGL, from the coding sequence ATGTCGGAATCGCGTCCTCCCGTGCCTCCCTTCACCCGGGCGAGCGCCATCCAGAAGATCCGCGCTGCGGAAGACGGGTGGAACAGCTGTGACCCCGAGCGCGTGTCGCGCGCCTACACGGTCGACAGCCACTGGCGCAATCGTGCGGAGTTCATCGAGGGTCGAGAGGCGATCGTCGCGTTCTTGACGCGCAAGTGGACGAGGGAGCTGGAGTACCGCCTGATCAAGGAGCTCTGGGCCCACGACGAGACCCGGATCGCCGTACGCTTCGCCTACGAGTACCGCGACGACTCGGGCAACTGGTTCCGGGCGCACGGGAACGAGAACTGGGAGTTCGACGAGCACGGCCTGATGCGCAAGCGCTACGCGTGCATCAACGAGCAGCCGATCCAGGAAGGCGAGCGGAAGTTCTTCTGGGATCGCTCTGGCCCGCGCCCCGCCGAGCACCCCGGCCTCTCGGAGCTCGGGCTCTAG